In Providencia zhijiangensis, a single window of DNA contains:
- the murE gene encoding UDP-N-acetylmuramoyl-L-alanyl-D-glutamate--2,6-diaminopimelate ligase: MADRNLCELLAPFGVSTTNVSLREMTLDSRKAAAGDLFIAVKGHQSDGRHYIPQAIAQGVSAVIAEAQGEAEEGEIRFIHGVPVIYLNDLNNRLSALAGEFYHQPSSQMKLVGVTGTNGKTTTTQLIAQWAKGLGETSAVMGTVGNGLLGQVSPSENTTGSAVDIQLELTQLLNKKATLTAMEVSSHGLVQGRVAALQFDAAVFTNLSRDHLDYHGDMANYEAAKWLLFSTHQTKTQIINADDEVGLKWLQRLPQACAVTMENRIPANWQGPWLKATDVDYHDKGATIHFTSSWGEGSFESPLMGAFNVSNLLLAMATLLMMDYPLEQLLATTGALMPVCGRMEVFSVAGKPTVVVDYAHTPDALEKALAAARLHCKGKLWCVFGCGGDRDKGKRPLMGASAEQYADKVVITDDNPRSEDPLDIINDIMAGILDSSRVFAIPGRPEAVTNTILQAQPDDVILVAGKGHEDYQIIGSRRLDYSDRLTVARLLGVMA, encoded by the coding sequence GTGGCAGATCGTAATCTTTGTGAACTCCTCGCCCCATTTGGTGTGAGTACAACAAATGTCTCTTTACGAGAGATGACGCTAGACAGTCGAAAGGCTGCCGCGGGCGATCTGTTTATTGCTGTAAAAGGCCATCAGTCAGATGGTAGACACTATATTCCTCAAGCTATCGCGCAAGGGGTTTCTGCAGTTATCGCAGAAGCACAAGGCGAAGCAGAAGAAGGCGAAATTCGCTTTATTCATGGTGTGCCTGTCATTTATCTTAACGACCTAAACAACCGTTTATCCGCATTAGCGGGTGAGTTCTACCATCAACCTTCATCCCAAATGAAGTTAGTGGGTGTGACGGGGACCAACGGTAAGACCACCACCACGCAATTAATTGCCCAATGGGCAAAAGGATTAGGCGAAACATCAGCAGTGATGGGAACGGTCGGTAATGGGCTACTGGGGCAAGTTTCTCCAAGTGAGAACACCACGGGCTCCGCTGTTGATATCCAATTAGAACTGACTCAATTACTGAATAAAAAAGCGACGTTGACGGCGATGGAAGTTTCTTCTCATGGCTTGGTGCAAGGTCGTGTTGCTGCGCTACAATTTGACGCGGCAGTATTCACTAACTTAAGCCGTGACCACCTTGATTACCATGGTGATATGGCAAATTACGAAGCTGCAAAATGGTTGCTGTTCTCTACTCATCAAACCAAAACTCAAATTATTAATGCTGATGATGAAGTCGGGCTGAAGTGGTTGCAGCGCTTGCCGCAAGCTTGTGCCGTGACAATGGAAAATCGTATTCCGGCTAACTGGCAAGGCCCATGGTTAAAAGCCACTGATGTGGACTATCACGATAAAGGCGCAACCATTCATTTCACGTCAAGCTGGGGTGAAGGTTCATTTGAAAGCCCATTAATGGGGGCGTTTAACGTAAGCAACTTATTGCTGGCGATGGCGACGCTATTAATGATGGATTACCCATTAGAGCAGCTTTTAGCGACAACAGGCGCATTAATGCCAGTCTGTGGCCGTATGGAAGTGTTTAGCGTTGCAGGCAAGCCAACTGTGGTTGTGGATTATGCTCATACCCCTGACGCATTAGAAAAAGCGTTAGCGGCAGCGCGTTTACATTGTAAAGGCAAGCTGTGGTGCGTCTTTGGTTGTGGCGGTGATAGAGACAAAGGCAAGCGCCCACTGATGGGCGCTTCTGCTGAACAATACGCTGATAAAGTGGTGATCACCGATGATAACCCTCGCAGCGAAGATCCGCTGGATATTATCAACGACATCATGGCGGGTATTTTGGATTCTAGCCGTGTATTCGCGATCCCAGGACGTCCAGAAGCTGTTACCAATACTATCTTACAAGCACAACCTGATGATGTGATTTTAGTGGCAGGTAAAGGCCATGAAGATTATCAAATCATTGGTTCTCGCCGTTTAGATTATTCAGACCGCTTGACCGTCGCAAGATTGTTGGGGGTGATGGCATGA
- the ftsI gene encoding peptidoglycan glycosyltransferase FtsI, with amino-acid sequence MKATKPAKNKKTEEVTSFVRWRFVLLCGCIGLALAGLLTRVAYLQIIAPEKLVKEGDMRSLRVQEVSTARGMISDREGRQLAVSVPVNAIWADPKEVFEKGGVSNDEHWKALADALDIPLEQITTKISANPKGRFVYLARQVNPSIGEYVRKLKVPGIYLRKESRRYYPSGPVTAHLLGVTNIDGEGIEGVEKSFNRWLKGSPGERTVRKDRNGRVIETVSSVDSQAAHNLMLSIDERIQSIVYRELTKGVQENKAESGVAILVDVNTGEILAMANSPSYNPNNLAGTPMDFMRNRAITDIFEPGSTVKPLVVMSALQNKIVKENTVLNTYPYRVNGHEIKDVARYAELSITGILQKSSNVGVSKLALAMPATELVDVYSRFGFGKPTNLGLVGESSGIFPSKKTRWSDLERATFSFGYGQMVTPLQLARAYATIGSFGIYRPLSITKVDPPVPGTRVFPEPIMRTVVHMMESVALPGGGGTRAAIKGYRIAIKTGTAKKVGPEGRYINEYIAYTAGVAPASNPRYALVVLINDPKAGKYYGGAVSAPIFGSIMGGVLRLMNVEPDALQTDDKSEIVNSQKEVKSGRS; translated from the coding sequence ATGAAAGCAACCAAACCCGCTAAGAACAAGAAAACAGAAGAAGTCACCAGCTTTGTTCGCTGGCGTTTTGTTTTGTTGTGTGGATGTATTGGGTTGGCATTAGCAGGGTTGTTGACTCGCGTTGCATACCTACAAATTATTGCCCCGGAAAAACTGGTAAAAGAGGGAGACATGCGCTCCCTTCGCGTTCAAGAAGTATCAACGGCTCGAGGAATGATCAGTGACCGTGAAGGTCGCCAATTAGCAGTCAGTGTCCCGGTTAACGCTATCTGGGCTGATCCTAAAGAAGTCTTTGAAAAAGGCGGCGTAAGTAACGATGAACACTGGAAAGCGCTCGCCGATGCATTAGATATTCCTCTTGAACAAATCACCACCAAAATTTCTGCTAACCCGAAAGGGCGCTTTGTTTACCTCGCTCGTCAAGTTAACCCCTCCATCGGTGAATATGTCCGCAAACTAAAAGTTCCAGGGATCTATTTACGTAAAGAATCTCGCCGATATTACCCATCAGGTCCAGTGACGGCTCACTTACTAGGCGTGACAAATATCGATGGTGAAGGTATTGAAGGGGTGGAAAAAAGCTTTAACCGTTGGTTAAAAGGTTCTCCGGGTGAACGTACGGTACGTAAAGACCGTAATGGCCGTGTGATTGAGACCGTCTCTTCCGTCGATAGCCAAGCAGCCCATAACTTGATGCTCAGTATCGATGAGCGTATTCAATCTATTGTGTATCGCGAGCTAACAAAAGGTGTTCAAGAGAACAAAGCTGAGTCCGGTGTGGCAATCCTTGTGGATGTGAATACTGGGGAAATCTTAGCGATGGCAAACAGTCCATCCTATAACCCAAATAATCTCGCGGGTACGCCGATGGATTTCATGCGTAACCGCGCTATCACGGATATTTTTGAACCAGGTTCAACCGTTAAGCCACTTGTGGTGATGAGTGCGCTACAAAACAAAATTGTGAAAGAAAATACCGTATTAAATACCTATCCGTACCGCGTGAATGGTCATGAAATCAAAGACGTTGCGCGTTACGCAGAGTTATCAATTACCGGTATTTTACAGAAGTCGAGTAACGTTGGTGTTTCAAAATTAGCGTTAGCGATGCCTGCCACAGAGCTGGTGGACGTGTATAGCCGCTTTGGGTTTGGCAAGCCGACTAATCTGGGGTTAGTCGGGGAAAGTAGTGGCATCTTTCCAAGTAAAAAAACACGGTGGTCTGATTTAGAAAGGGCCACCTTTTCTTTTGGGTACGGGCAGATGGTGACTCCATTACAACTTGCGCGTGCCTATGCAACGATCGGTAGTTTCGGGATATATCGCCCGTTATCGATTACTAAAGTCGACCCGCCTGTTCCGGGGACGCGAGTGTTTCCTGAGCCAATAATGCGCACCGTTGTGCACATGATGGAAAGTGTTGCTCTGCCAGGTGGCGGGGGAACACGTGCCGCAATTAAAGGCTATCGTATTGCAATTAAAACAGGTACCGCCAAAAAAGTTGGACCTGAAGGGCGCTATATCAACGAATATATCGCTTATACCGCAGGGGTTGCTCCCGCAAGCAACCCGCGCTATGCCCTCGTTGTGTTAATCAACGATCCAAAAGCCGGTAAGTACTACGGAGGTGCAGTATCTGCACCTATCTTTGGTTCTATCATGGGCGGGGTTTTACGTCTCATGAACGTTGAGCCAGATGCATTGCAAACAGACGATAAAAGTGAAATCGTGAACAGTCAAAAAGAGGTTAAAAGTGGCAGATCGTAA
- the ftsL gene encoding cell division protein FtsL — translation MTPERHSLARVIGRDLFRYGIIPMILLAAIVISAVFVVTTAHETRLLTAAKDKLYEEKDFLDIEWRNLILEENALASHSRVERLSVEKLQMVHVEPSQENIIVSKQ, via the coding sequence ATGACACCAGAAAGACACAGTTTAGCCAGAGTCATCGGTCGCGATTTATTTCGTTACGGAATTATTCCGATGATTTTGCTAGCCGCGATAGTGATTAGCGCTGTGTTTGTGGTGACCACCGCTCATGAAACACGACTGCTGACTGCCGCCAAAGATAAGCTGTACGAAGAGAAAGATTTTCTCGATATCGAATGGCGAAACTTGATCCTTGAAGAGAATGCGTTAGCCAGTCACAGCCGTGTTGAGCGTTTATCTGTTGAAAAATTGCAAATGGTTCATGTTGAGCCATCCCAAGAAAATATTATTGTTTCCAAGCAATAA
- the rsmH gene encoding 16S rRNA (cytosine(1402)-N(4))-methyltransferase RsmH — MTQQQFKHVTVLLDEAVNGLNLKPNGIYIDGTFGRGGHSRLILSQLGDQGRLIAIDRDPEAIKAAQGIDDPRFMIKHGPFSAIADYVEEEDLVGKIDGVLLDLGVSSPQLDDPERGFSFMRDGPLDMRMDPTRGQSAQQWLMNAEADDIAWVLKTFGEERFAKRIARAIVERNHNPEEEPLTRTRHLAELIAKVSPIKDRHKHPATRSFQAIRIYINSELEEIEKALNGAMSVLAPEGRLSVISFHSLEDRLVKRFIRQNSTGPSVPAGIPLTEAQIKELGAAKLRALGKMKPSESEIDENPRARSSVLRFAERAVE; from the coding sequence ATGACACAGCAGCAATTTAAACACGTAACAGTACTGCTCGATGAAGCAGTGAACGGCTTAAATCTTAAACCAAATGGTATCTATATTGATGGCACATTTGGTCGTGGCGGGCACTCTCGCTTGATTTTAAGCCAACTAGGAGATCAAGGTCGCTTGATTGCCATTGACCGTGACCCAGAGGCGATTAAAGCCGCTCAAGGGATTGATGACCCACGTTTTATGATTAAGCATGGCCCATTTTCAGCAATTGCAGATTATGTGGAAGAAGAAGACTTAGTAGGCAAGATTGATGGTGTGTTGCTGGATCTCGGCGTCTCTTCGCCGCAGTTAGATGATCCAGAGCGTGGGTTCTCATTTATGCGTGATGGGCCACTGGATATGCGTATGGATCCAACGCGTGGTCAATCCGCGCAGCAATGGCTGATGAACGCGGAAGCAGACGATATCGCATGGGTGCTCAAAACATTTGGTGAAGAGCGTTTTGCAAAGCGTATCGCAAGAGCCATTGTTGAGCGTAACCATAATCCCGAAGAAGAACCGTTAACGCGTACACGCCACTTGGCGGAGCTGATTGCCAAAGTCAGTCCGATTAAAGACCGACACAAGCACCCAGCAACCCGCAGCTTCCAAGCGATTCGTATTTATATCAATAGCGAGCTGGAAGAGATTGAGAAAGCATTAAATGGTGCGATGTCTGTTTTAGCACCTGAAGGGCGTTTATCGGTGATCAGTTTCCATTCATTGGAAGACAGATTAGTAAAACGCTTTATTCGTCAAAACAGTACCGGACCTTCTGTTCCTGCGGGGATTCCACTGACAGAAGCGCAAATCAAAGAGCTAGGTGCCGCTAAATTACGTGCACTAGGCAAAATGAAGCCTTCCGAGAGTGAAATTGACGAAAACCCACGAGCACGTAGCTCGGTGTTACGTTTTGCAGAGAGAGCGGTAGAGTAA
- the mraZ gene encoding division/cell wall cluster transcriptional repressor MraZ has translation MFRGATLVNLDSKGRLTVPTRYRGMLSEESKGQMVCTIDLHQPCLLLYTLPEWEIIEEKLSKLSTMNPAERRVQRLLLGHASECQIDNAGRLLLASTLRQHAGLTKEVMLVGQINKFEIWDEQMWYQQVETDIAAERLADEPLSARLQDLSL, from the coding sequence ATGTTTCGTGGGGCTACACTGGTTAATCTCGACAGCAAAGGGCGACTAACCGTGCCTACTCGTTATCGAGGAATGCTGAGCGAGGAATCGAAAGGGCAAATGGTGTGTACCATTGACCTTCACCAGCCATGCCTGTTGCTTTATACCTTACCCGAATGGGAAATCATTGAGGAAAAACTGTCTAAGTTATCCACCATGAATCCCGCAGAACGTCGAGTACAGCGCCTTTTACTTGGTCATGCCAGTGAATGTCAGATAGACAATGCAGGACGTCTTTTGCTAGCTAGCACGCTGCGTCAACACGCAGGGCTAACAAAAGAGGTCATGTTGGTGGGCCAAATAAATAAATTTGAAATTTGGGATGAACAGATGTGGTACCAGCAGGTGGAAACTGACATCGCTGCTGAGCGTCTAGCCGACGAACCGCTGTCCGCCCGTCTACAGGATTTGTCACTATAA
- the cra gene encoding catabolite repressor/activator, protein MKLDEIARLAGVSRTTASYVINGKAKQYRVSDKTVEKVMAVVREHNYHPNAVAAGLRAGRTRSIGLVIPDLENTSYTRIANYLERQARQRGYQLLIACSEDQPDNEIRCVEHLLQRQVDAIIVSTALPPEHPFYQRWANRSLPIIALDRALEKEHFISVVGDDQEDALMISKELRKFSAESVLYLGALPELSVSYLREQGFRKAWEGDTREVNYLYANSYERDAAADVFSQWLDSGNAMPDALFTTSFSLLQGVLDVALKRNGRLPENMVISTFGDNELLDFLGCPVLSLAQRHRDIAERILELVLASLDEKQKPETGIRRIRRDLCRRGSLGRKQ, encoded by the coding sequence GTGAAACTGGATGAGATAGCCCGTCTAGCGGGTGTTTCCCGCACAACGGCTAGTTATGTGATCAACGGCAAGGCCAAGCAGTATCGAGTCAGCGATAAAACTGTAGAAAAAGTGATGGCAGTCGTCAGAGAGCACAATTACCATCCAAACGCAGTCGCTGCAGGGTTACGCGCAGGTCGCACTCGCTCAATCGGGTTGGTGATCCCTGATCTTGAAAATACTAGCTATACCCGTATCGCCAATTATCTTGAGAGACAAGCTCGTCAGCGCGGATATCAGCTTTTAATTGCGTGTTCAGAAGACCAACCTGACAACGAAATTCGTTGCGTGGAACATTTACTGCAGCGCCAAGTTGACGCGATTATTGTGTCTACCGCATTACCTCCTGAACATCCGTTTTATCAGCGCTGGGCGAACCGTTCACTGCCTATCATCGCGCTGGATAGAGCATTAGAAAAAGAGCATTTCATTAGCGTGGTCGGTGACGACCAAGAAGATGCTCTGATGATCTCTAAAGAATTACGTAAATTCTCAGCTGAATCGGTCTTATATCTCGGGGCATTACCTGAACTTTCTGTTAGCTATCTACGTGAGCAAGGTTTCCGTAAAGCATGGGAAGGGGACACTCGCGAAGTCAATTATTTATACGCCAATAGTTATGAGCGTGATGCCGCGGCCGACGTTTTCTCCCAATGGCTAGATAGCGGTAACGCGATGCCGGATGCATTATTCACAACGTCATTTTCTTTGCTGCAAGGCGTGTTGGATGTGGCATTGAAACGCAATGGCCGCTTACCTGAAAACATGGTTATCAGCACCTTTGGTGATAACGAATTACTGGATTTCCTCGGTTGTCCTGTGCTCTCTCTCGCTCAGCGCCACCGTGATATTGCAGAGCGTATTTTAGAATTGGTATTAGCCAGCCTAGACGAGAAACAGAAGCCAGAAACTGGAATTCGTCGAATTCGCAGGGACTTATGTCGCCGTGGTAGTTTAGGTCGCAAACAGTAG
- the ilvN gene encoding acetolactate synthase small subunit codes for MRRILSVLLENESGALSRVIGLFSQRGYNIESLTVAPTDDPTLSRMTIQTKGDAKVLEQIEKQLHKLVDVLRVSELTASAHVEREIMLVKLQASGYGRDEIKRSADIFRGQIVDVTPTLYTVQLAGTSDKLDAFLEAVRGVAEIVEVARSGIVGVSRGDKIMR; via the coding sequence ATGCGTCGTATCTTATCAGTGTTACTAGAGAATGAATCAGGGGCATTATCTCGCGTGATTGGGTTGTTTTCACAGCGCGGTTATAACATCGAAAGCTTGACCGTAGCACCGACCGACGATCCGACATTGTCACGGATGACCATCCAGACAAAAGGGGATGCCAAGGTGCTCGAGCAGATTGAAAAACAGTTGCATAAACTGGTGGATGTGTTGCGTGTGAGTGAACTGACCGCATCAGCTCATGTCGAGCGTGAAATCATGTTAGTGAAACTACAAGCTTCCGGTTATGGGCGCGATGAAATTAAGCGAAGTGCCGATATTTTCCGTGGGCAAATCGTGGATGTGACACCAACGCTGTACACCGTTCAGCTCGCAGGAACAAGCGATAAACTGGATGCATTCCTTGAAGCTGTGCGTGGTGTTGCTGAAATTGTTGAAGTTGCACGCTCAGGGATTGTTGGTGTTTCTCGTGGCGATAAAATTATGCGATGA
- the ilvI gene encoding acetolactate synthase 3 large subunit, with protein MEMLSGAEMVVKSLIDQGVKHVFGYPGGAVLDIYDALHTVGGVEHILVRHEQAAVHMADGYARSTGDVGVVLVTSGPGATNAITGIATAYMDSVPMVVLSGQVASSLIGNDAFQECDMVGISRPIVKHSFLIKHAKEIPETIKKAFYIAASGRPGPVVIDFPKDTVNPAAKFPYRYPESVSLRSYNPTLQGHKGQIKKALTKLVAAKNPVMYIGGGASNANCSAELMTLAEKLQLPVVSTLMGLGAFPETHQQSVGMLGMHGTYEANKVMHHSDVIFAVGVRFDDRTTNNLEKYCPNATVIQIDVDPTSISKTVKADIPIVGDAKLTLEQMIAQLDHAAAEQDTAALQTWWKEIGIWREKQCLKYALNPSKVKPQQAIEAIYRLTNGEAYVTSDVGQHQMFAALYYPFDKPRHWINSGGLGTMGFGLPAALGVKLAHPKSTVVCVTGDGSIQMNIQELSTALQYGLPVLILNLNNGFLGMVKQWQDMIYQGRHSQSYMQSLPNFTKLAEAYGHVGISIASPDELEDKLKQALVEVNENQRLVFVDINIDETEHVYPMQIRGGAMDEMWLSKTERT; from the coding sequence ATGGAGATGTTGTCGGGAGCAGAAATGGTCGTCAAGTCATTGATTGACCAAGGAGTGAAACACGTATTTGGCTATCCGGGAGGCGCAGTTCTTGATATTTATGATGCACTGCATACCGTGGGTGGCGTAGAGCATATTTTAGTTCGTCACGAGCAAGCTGCGGTGCATATGGCCGATGGCTATGCGCGCTCAACAGGGGATGTGGGCGTAGTGTTAGTAACGTCAGGACCCGGCGCAACCAATGCGATAACCGGTATTGCGACTGCGTATATGGACTCTGTACCCATGGTGGTTTTATCGGGGCAGGTCGCCAGTTCATTAATTGGGAACGATGCGTTCCAAGAGTGCGATATGGTGGGTATTTCGCGCCCAATCGTGAAGCATAGTTTTCTCATCAAACACGCGAAAGAGATCCCTGAAACCATCAAAAAAGCGTTCTATATTGCGGCGAGTGGACGCCCAGGGCCTGTGGTGATCGACTTTCCAAAAGATACGGTGAATCCGGCCGCTAAATTCCCTTATCGCTACCCTGAATCCGTCTCATTGCGCTCATATAATCCGACCTTACAAGGGCACAAAGGCCAAATTAAGAAAGCGTTGACCAAATTAGTCGCGGCGAAGAATCCAGTGATGTATATCGGTGGCGGTGCGAGCAATGCCAATTGCTCCGCGGAGCTAATGACATTAGCTGAAAAACTTCAGTTGCCAGTGGTATCAACGTTGATGGGGCTAGGCGCATTTCCCGAAACTCACCAACAATCTGTGGGTATGCTCGGAATGCATGGCACCTACGAAGCTAACAAAGTGATGCATCATTCTGATGTGATTTTTGCGGTAGGTGTTCGCTTTGACGACCGAACAACCAATAACTTAGAAAAATATTGCCCGAATGCAACCGTGATCCAAATTGATGTGGACCCAACCTCAATTTCGAAAACAGTCAAAGCGGATATTCCCATTGTTGGCGATGCAAAACTCACGTTAGAACAGATGATTGCTCAACTGGATCATGCGGCTGCCGAGCAAGATACCGCTGCACTGCAAACGTGGTGGAAGGAGATCGGTATTTGGCGCGAAAAACAGTGCCTAAAATATGCATTAAACCCAAGTAAAGTGAAGCCGCAACAAGCCATTGAGGCTATTTACCGCTTAACCAACGGTGAAGCTTATGTGACCTCAGATGTGGGGCAGCACCAAATGTTTGCTGCACTTTATTATCCGTTTGATAAACCACGGCACTGGATCAACTCAGGGGGCTTAGGCACCATGGGCTTTGGTTTGCCAGCTGCTTTAGGGGTTAAATTAGCACACCCTAAATCCACGGTTGTATGCGTGACTGGCGACGGCAGTATTCAGATGAACATTCAAGAGCTTTCAACTGCGCTGCAATATGGATTGCCGGTACTGATCCTGAATCTGAATAATGGTTTCTTGGGCATGGTAAAACAGTGGCAGGACATGATTTATCAAGGTCGTCACTCACAGTCCTATATGCAGTCATTGCCAAATTTCACAAAATTAGCTGAGGCTTATGGGCATGTGGGGATTTCAATTGCCTCCCCTGATGAACTTGAAGATAAGCTGAAACAAGCGCTAGTCGAAGTGAATGAAAACCAGCGTCTGGTCTTTGTAGATATTAATATTGATGAAACTGAGCATGTTTACCCAATGCAGATCCGTGGTGGAGCAATGGATGAAATGTGGTTAAGTAAAACGGAGAGGACTTGA
- a CDS encoding AMP-dependent synthetase/ligase — translation MDASESADRIAFSQWDNGHQSELTWAEVGTKTTAIAHQLLAMNVAPQENIGLFAQNSMNWSLVDLAVLQIKAVTVPLYATSSIDQAAYIINDANIKILFVGAQEQYQVACQLLAHCPQLTAIIALDDNVELDGQVANSMHLSTFMSLAQPQYQAELDARIAAQNLSDLFTIIYTSGTTGEPKGVMLDYYNMAAQLYLHDNRLELSEDDVSLCFLPLSHVFERAWSFYVMHSGARNVYLTNTNLVKEALADVKPTVMCAVPRFYEKVYSAVQSKVSQAPFMRRAIFKWAIAIGKQKVKAMAKGKSLSFINNRLYALADKLVLSKIRQGLGGRIRFMPAAGARLDDDVIAFFLSAGVNIKYGYGMSETCATVSCWEANKYPLGSIGTPLSAISVRIGANDEIQVKGPVVMKGYYNRPKETIDTFTADGWLRTGDAGKIDEQGNLYITDRLKDLMKTSNGKYIAPQVIEGVLGQDRFIEHIAVIADARKFVSALIVPCYDSLEEYANSINLKYRDRLELLKDSKIVALFEGRLKELQKNLENFHQVKRFTLLPSNFSMEKGELTPTLKLRRKIISERYRLEIESMYQE, via the coding sequence ATGGACGCGAGCGAGTCAGCGGATCGGATAGCTTTCAGTCAATGGGACAACGGACATCAATCAGAACTGACTTGGGCAGAAGTGGGTACCAAAACCACCGCGATTGCACATCAGCTCTTAGCGATGAATGTTGCACCGCAAGAGAATATTGGGCTTTTTGCTCAAAACAGTATGAATTGGTCTTTGGTTGATCTGGCTGTATTACAAATTAAAGCCGTGACGGTGCCTCTCTATGCTACCAGCAGTATCGACCAAGCCGCCTATATCATTAATGACGCCAACATTAAGATCCTCTTTGTGGGTGCTCAAGAACAATACCAAGTTGCTTGCCAATTACTTGCCCATTGCCCGCAACTCACCGCTATCATTGCATTAGATGATAATGTTGAATTAGATGGCCAAGTGGCTAACAGCATGCACTTATCGACATTTATGTCCCTCGCTCAGCCTCAATATCAAGCTGAGTTAGATGCGCGAATTGCTGCTCAAAATTTAAGTGATTTATTCACCATTATTTATACCTCGGGCACCACGGGTGAACCGAAAGGGGTAATGCTAGATTACTACAATATGGCAGCTCAGCTTTATCTTCATGACAACCGTTTAGAACTGTCCGAAGACGATGTTTCATTATGTTTTCTACCGCTTTCCCACGTTTTTGAACGCGCATGGAGTTTTTATGTCATGCACAGCGGCGCGCGTAATGTCTATTTAACCAATACTAATTTAGTAAAAGAAGCGCTTGCTGATGTTAAGCCAACGGTGATGTGTGCCGTACCACGTTTCTATGAGAAAGTTTACAGCGCAGTACAAAGTAAAGTATCCCAAGCGCCTTTCATGCGTCGTGCGATTTTCAAATGGGCGATTGCGATAGGGAAACAAAAAGTGAAAGCGATGGCGAAAGGTAAATCTCTTTCATTTATCAACAATCGCTTATATGCATTGGCAGATAAACTGGTTCTGAGCAAAATTCGCCAAGGGCTCGGTGGTCGCATTCGTTTTATGCCAGCGGCGGGCGCGCGTCTCGATGATGATGTGATTGCGTTTTTCTTGTCTGCAGGTGTGAATATCAAATATGGCTATGGGATGAGCGAAACTTGCGCGACAGTCTCGTGCTGGGAAGCTAACAAATACCCATTAGGTTCAATTGGTACACCGCTTTCTGCCATTTCTGTACGCATTGGCGCAAACGACGAAATCCAAGTCAAAGGCCCCGTCGTCATGAAAGGCTACTATAATCGCCCGAAAGAAACGATAGATACATTCACGGCTGATGGTTGGTTGCGTACAGGGGATGCCGGAAAAATCGATGAGCAAGGTAACTTATATATTACGGATAGACTGAAAGATTTAATGAAAACGTCTAACGGGAAATATATTGCGCCACAGGTTATCGAAGGTGTTTTAGGTCAAGACCGTTTTATTGAGCATATTGCTGTCATTGCTGATGCACGTAAATTTGTCTCTGCGCTGATTGTGCCTTGCTATGACAGCCTTGAAGAGTATGCAAATTCAATTAACTTAAAATACCGTGATCGTTTGGAGCTGTTAAAAGACTCTAAAATTGTCGCGCTGTTTGAAGGTCGTCTCAAAGAGCTACAAAAGAATCTGGAAAACTTCCATCAAGTGAAGCGTTTTACACTGTTACCAAGCAATTTCTCAATGGAGAAAGGTGAATTAACGCCTACGCTGAAATTACGCCGTAAAATTATTTCAGAGCGCTACCGATTAGAAATTGAATCTATGTATCAAGAGTAA